The following is a genomic window from Solanum lycopersicum chromosome 6, SLM_r2.1.
TCAACTGCAAACTGCAGATGGATGGGCTAAATTCACTGGTGGATTCTTTTTTGGTGGAAGTTCTGGTGTCACTTGGGCTTATTTCCTCCTTTATGTCCTTGATCTTCCTTACTTTGTTAAGTAAATTTCGTTAATTGATGTAACTATACATTATCAATGTTAAATTGTATATTGAACTACTAAGCTCTTGGAGGACTGCAATTTAACTCGTTGTAACGAGTTACTTGTCTTATTCTTTATAACTTGTAGTTCTCTTTCAATGACTTGACTGTATATAAAATTCTTACATTTTCCAAGTCAGTATGAGTCTGATTTTTACTAGTTATGGTCTGGACTCAACACATACTAGAATAATCGAAACAGAACGATTAACACCCTTAGttttatatcatcaatttcCCAACTCTTTATGCAAAACAGCAAAAGTATCTTCTAAAGGGTAGtcatataactaaaaaaatttataaagaacGATTGAAGTCTTAAAAAATGCAGatgttttcccttttctttaGAATATTATCTTTAATTGTAACTCACTCTACTCAAATTCTATCATAGCTTTTTTCAAGTATGCAAATACGAAAAATGAACAgttaaacaaaatatttctctctctctctacatgCAAATCATGCATTAAAATACTTTACCTCCAAATTGAGGATACACATTTATAAAACCTCCAGGCTGTAGATTAGTTTTTTCAGTCACCGTAAACATTCATAGAAAACAAATACATAACTACTCCTTTCAGCTTTAGAGAACAGCCATGGCACCTTCAGAGTATGTAGCTTACATTTTAAAGTTATTGTAAAGaatgtttatatgatttatgtttttcatAACAAATGTTTGCTGGTAATCAAGAAAAAATCGCGAGCTATAATCAGTTAAATTGGAGTGATAGAACTGCTAGTGTATGTATAGTTTGAATTCCTTTGTATTTTTAGGCATTTTTAATGTGTTAGCTTGCTGGTTATGTACATGTTTAGAATGGTTGGCTGGCTTTGTTTTGAATTGTCACGAAGTTTTATAGTTGGAAAAATACATAACCTAAATGCATAATCCGGAGAATTTTAGTAGCTCAGTTGGTTGATTACCTGACCTTTCACCTTGTTGGTGAgagaattttgttcatttttgaaataatcTTGCTGTTGCGATTTGGCAGAAACTCAGACAACAGAGGCAAGCACAGTGTGGCCGTGACAGCTCTAGACGGAGTCATAAATGTGAACTCACTTTTTACCATTGCCATTTTTGTGGGGCTATCTCTAGCATCTCCAGGGCAAAAGAGCCTCAACAGTAGCAAACGTTGTCAGCCAGGGATTCTAACTGTAAAACAACTAGTAATCTTCGAGGTGCTTTCGTTCAGTTTCTTTCTCTTCTCATCACTAATAGCACTGGCCATAAAACTCTCCCTCCATCTTCTGTATAGCGAAGATCTGTCTCATGGTTTCAGTGACATTGTCAGTGCAACACTCCTTAGAGCAGGAATGTTGATGACAGCTATCTCCTCTGTTATGGGCTGCTTGTTTCTCATGGTTTCTATGTTGAATGTGGTTGAGATCAAGACTGGGATGCTATACTGTGGAGCTAAATCTACTATTATATCAGTTACTTTCCTCATAATCCTCGTTTCGTCGGGTCTTTTGGTGTATATTTCTGCTGCATGGTATGCATTTATCCACGCAAACGTCCACCCCCATGAAAACAGGACTGCTTGATCATTTTTGTTCTATCAAATCCTATTTTGTTTTCTAATAACAGCCGTCTCTGGATTAGTTTGTGTACACTTCAACTATTCAATCAAACATTTGCTACCTCACAGGAGCTTCATATCTTTGTAAGGGGATCTATTATTTCAATCTTTTGTAATATTTGTTTAGGTTATGGACAGGAAAGTCCACCTTGGAAAATCATATGGATatgtaacatatatatatagttaatttATCACATCAATGCATAGTACAATGATTTTTAAGTAATACTACGATCATATCCACTGAAATCCCAAGTGTACAGATCTTATCACTATCTCGTGGAGTTAGGGATACTGTTGGAAGTAATAAACAGAGATATATATTGGTGGACAAAAAAAAACGAACAACTTTCATCCGCAACCGACAAGAGCTTAACTGGTTGGCTACCTGaactttcattaaaaaaaaatataaacgcCGTTGCCGGGGATCGAACCCGGGTCACCCGCGTGACAGGCGGGAATACTTACCACTATACTACAACGACATTGTTGTCTATATGTTTTGTGCAACGCATAATATTGTATTATTCAATAGTGTAATAGATTGGTAATGAATGGTGCTGAATTGCCCAtactttgtttttttaaaatctaaattgttaagaagaaaggaaaagaaatatagaGAAGAAGATATACAGGATGGCTGCAACTCCCAACATTTACACCCAAAAATTCCCAACAATTACAACTCAGAATTACATAGCCTCCAACAATGTAACTTGTTTTATAGATTTTCGAAAACAGAGCAGAAAATTGGCGTTAATAGTTGGAAACTCCAGTAGCAGCGACACAGCCTCAGCGATAGACACAGATGAAACCTCACCCGTTGAAATTCCCCCTTCTATTATCTCTGCTCTTAATGTTGAAAAAGCTCTTCTTGGCATAGGTAACTCTGCAGATctgtcttttttctttcttttcaagattttaaattCGATTTTGACTATGATTTTACCTTTTTGTGTCCTCCTTCATTTGACTAATAAGTTTCATTTTAGAATGCAGCAATAACAGATATAAATCACTATGGAATACTAGGACTTTCAAGAAAATGTTCATATGCTGAGGTCCACACTACctctcttttaacttttttccaCCCATCCCACAGatgaaaaagaaagggaaaaggATCAATTTTGGTCGAAACTGTTGTTAACATACCAAactttatcaatattttttttttgatgcgtatgtaaacatatatatacctttaaaatacactattaaataatgCAGAGGTAAAAAGGTCTGAATTGTTACGGCAATTTGGATTAAAGTGTTTGATGTTTGTTCTTTGTGTTcgtacaatatatatatataggttccAGTAGCGTACAAGAAAAAGATTGAAGAAATTACGAACGAAGGATTGGTAGAAGAAGAGCTTAACAAGAAGCTTCAACTCCTAAAAgtattcatttcatttcattttttattattaataaagaaaGTTTTAGAGATTAATTTATTCCATTTTGACATCATACATAGGAATCATATTCAATTTTGTCAACACCAGAGGAGAGAAGGCTGTATGATTGGAGTTTGGTAAGGAGTGAAGCACCAGATGATTACAAAtggccatttgaagttgatccaaCTCCGCCCTCTACGGGGACTCCTCCTCCTCAGGTACTAATTCATCACTcaattaattgttattatatcaaaaacatcactttaaaagcgataaaaatattatcaagcactataaaataagtaaaataacattttcatcaatatttacgttttttaattgtatataaacatataattacaGGAGCCAGAAGATGTGGAACCAACAATATTAGTGGGATATTTCTTTTTAGGTTGGTTTGTACTAGCTGCCGTCTTATCAATTTCCCTTAATCTCTAGAAGTGAAATTATATATGTTTAGAATGATATTCATTTTCGTGTAACATATATACACTTATAttctatgttttcttttttgtatttaaattttatacactaataatgtaataattttttgcATCATCAATGTATATTTACCTGCAATACGATTTCTACTGCACAAAACAAAGTGTTTTTCTTCTCACATTCTTTCATATGGAGTTGTTATTTCTacttaatgaataaaatgacgATTGAATATCTCATGCATAGTTTATGAATAAAATCGATGCTAAAAAGTAGGTAAATTTTTTGGAGAAGGACCAAAAGTGCATCAAATATTACAAACACGAGGAACTATTAGTGCTCCatgtaaaaatttaagaatcacTTTGGGCCTTAACCCAAAGAAAAGAGACTATTTTGATCCTTTCCTCTTCTAATGTTTGTAACTAttagaaatcaaattaaaatgaactCACTCATAACGTATACAATCATAATACATGTTTTATTTCGTAAACATCCTTTGTTTAGGTCAGGTCAAGTCATCATGGATTCCACGACCCTTGCTAATGAGGTTTAGCCACTCATTTTAGTGGAAAAGATACACAATTACATTCATTGAATAAGACTAACGCAAACTTTGAACTGAAAGATCACGTGAACTCTTTATAAAACTTGTTTCAAGTGTACATTGTTCTTCTCTATAGTAGTAATCTACAGTTAATTTATCACATCAATGCGTAGTGCAGTGATTTTTAAgtaatacaacaacaacatatccaatgAACTCCCAGTATCTCGTGGAGTTAGGGAGGCTGTTTTAAGTAATAATCTTCAGattttatttgttgttgaaAGTTGCGGAAATGCAGAATTTCATTTTGTCATCATGCCATTTTATATCTCCTGGTAGTGTTAGTATACAAGACGCTGAACTAAGAAATATAGAC
Proteins encoded in this region:
- the LOC101264641 gene encoding uncharacterized protein, with translation MAPSENSDNRGKHSVAVTALDGVINVNSLFTIAIFVGLSLASPGQKSLNSSKRCQPGILTVKQLVIFEVLSFSFFLFSSLIALAIKLSLHLLYSEDLSHGFSDIVSATLLRAGMLMTAISSVMGCLFLMVSMLNVVEIKTGMLYCGAKSTIISVTFLIILVSSGLLVYISAAWYAFIHANVHPHENRTA
- the LOC101259949 gene encoding NAD(P)H-quinone oxidoreductase subunit U, chloroplastic, which codes for MAATPNIYTQKFPTITTQNYIASNNVTCFIDFRKQSRKLALIVGNSSSSDTASAIDTDETSPVEIPPSIISALNVEKALLGIAITDINHYGILGLSRKCSYAEVPVAYKKKIEEITNEGLVEEELNKKLQLLKESYSILSTPEERRLYDWSLVRSEAPDDYKWPFEVDPTPPSTGTPPPQEPEDVEPTILVGYFFLGWFVLAAVLSISLNL